Proteins from a single region of Hermetia illucens chromosome 3, iHerIll2.2.curated.20191125, whole genome shotgun sequence:
- the LOC119651216 gene encoding larval serum protein 2-like → MRSITVILLASFAILASGSYMTKNVKYADKDFLEKQKFIFAMVQHPFQDDIYEKKYMDGKSFKLEDHFDHFEDVEKVKLFWDMYLHDPVPPGEILTLFTTHHYTYVKYLSYLFLYAKDWDTFYKTVLWARFHVNKAVFIYALTFAVTHRSDMQGFVLPAIYEIYPQLFFNAETIQKAQHYKMQGFHGVKLVENVYNVVIPVNYTGVHGHVNKENKLSYFTEDIGLNAFYADYNKDYAFWTKGKVDGDFIKDRRGEFWLNLHQQILARYYMERLSNNLPEIEEFHWDIEHFPGYYPGLRYYGGVHFPDRENDYGFYHSGNYLYIDLAIMYSHRIMDVIDMNFAILPDGKHFPLDSVKVALETLGNLIQGNEDSVNRKLYGSMDWLLRTIINEGFPTGVHGNEVPGVLYHYETSMRDPAFYFMYKYMMRFYWHYLNSLKPYTKEDLLFDGVKIESVEMDKLITYFDKFDADITNIVDVEPYDEKVSTDLYKFGRVANWEGHDFVIKARQLRLNHLPFTYKVNVHSDKAHKAMVKVFIGPKFDFYGKKIDFADNRKNFFEMDVFLVDLVEGKNVITRSSNDFSWYVNDRTTYYELYKKLWQATTTDYKFPLDMSEAHCGFPNRLMLPKGKKGGMPFQFFFFITPYHEPEVKQFTGFDPTISCGIGSGARYLSDLPFIYPLERKIDVKSFFVDNMYIYDTYIFHKSEADVNAIHY, encoded by the coding sequence ATGAGGTCGATCACGGTTATTCTTCTCGCGAGTTTCGCTATTTTGGCTTCTGGGTCTTACATGACCAAGAACGTTAAGTATGCAGACAAGGACTTCTTGGAGAAGCAGAAATTCATCTTTGCCATGGTACAACATCCCTTCCAAGATGATATCTACGAGAAAAAGTACATGGATGGAAAATCGTTCAAATTGGAGGACCACTTCGACCACTTTGAAGACGTTGAGAAAGTGAAGCTGTTCTGGGATATGTACTTGCACGATCCGGTTCCTCCTGGCGAGATTCTCACTTTGTTCACTACTCATCACTACACCTACGTCAAGTACTTATCCTACTTGTTTTTGTACGCTAAGGACTGGGACACCTTCTACAAGACAGTTCTATGGGCAAGATTCCACGTCAACAAGGCCGTCTTCATCTACGCTCTCACGTTCGCCGTTACCCACCGTTCAGATATGCAAGGATTTGTCCTTCCAGCTATTTACGAAATCTACCCGCAGCTGTTCTTCAACGCTGAAACTATCCAGAAGGCACAGCATTATAAGATGCAAGGATTCCACGGAGTCAAGCTAGTTGAAAACGTATACAACGTTGTTATCCCTGTTAACTACACTGGTGTTCATGGTCATGTCAACAAGGAGAACAAACTTTCCTACTTCACGGAAGACATTGGGTTGAACGCCTTCTATGCTGATTACAACAAGGACTACGCTTTCTGGACCAAGGGTAAAGTCGATGGAGATTTCATCAAGGACCGCCGTGGTGAATTCTGGTTGAACCTCCACCAACAAATTCTTGCACGTTATTACATGGAACGACTTTCCAACAACTTGCCTGAAATCGAAGAATTCCACTGGGATATTGAGCATTTCCCAGGGTACTACCCAGGACTTCGCTACTACGGTGGGGTACATTTCCCAGATCGTGAAAATGACTACGGATTCTATCATTCCGGAAATTACCTCTACATTGATTTGGCCATTATGTACTCACACCGCATCATGGACGTCATTGACATGAATTTCGCTATTCTTCCTGATGGCAAGCACTTCCCACTCGACAGTGTGAAGGTTGCTCTTGAAACCCTCGGCAACTTGATTCAAGGAAATGAAGACAGTGTTAACAGAAAACTTTACGGTAGCATGGACTGGCTTCTCCGAACCATCATCAATGAAGGATTCCCAACCGGAGTTCACGGAAATGAAGTTCCTGGAGTCTTATATCATTACGAGACGAGCATGCGTGATCCCGCTTTCTACTTCATGTACAAGTACATGATGAGATTCTACTGGCATTATTTGAACAGTCTCAAACCGTATACCAAGGAGGACCTCCTATTTGACGGTGTGAAAATTGAAAGTGTTGAAATGGACAAATTGATCACTTACTTTGACAAATTCGATGCTGACATCACCAACATCGTCGACGTTGAACCCTACGATGAGAAAGTATCAACCGATCTCTACAAATTCGGCCGTGTTGCCAACTGGGAAGGCCATGACTTCGTTATTAAGGCCCGTCAGTTGCGACTCAACCATTTACCCTTTACCTACAAAGTGAACGTTCACTCTGACAAGGCTCATAAAGCTATGGTGAAGGTATTCATCGGACCTAAGTTCGATTTCTACGGTAAAAAGATTGACTTTGCCGATAATCGCAAGAACTTCTTTGAAATGGACGTCTTCCTCGTCGACTTGGTTGAAGGAAAGAACGTTATTACCCGTAGCTCCAACGACTTCTCCTGGTACGTCAACGATAGGACAACTTATTATGAACTCTACAAGAAGTTGTGGCAAGCCACTACCACTGACTACAAATTCCCATTGGACATGTCTGAGGCTCACTGTGGCTTCCCTAACCGCTTGATGTTGCCAAAGGGCAAGAAGGGAGGTATGCCCttccaattcttcttcttcatcacCCCATACCATGAACCAGAGGTTAAGCAATTCACTGGATTCGACCCCACCATCTCATGCGGCATTGGCTCCGGAGCTCGCTATTTGTCCGACTTGCCTTTCATCTACCCACTCGAGCGTAAGATCGACGTAAAGAGCTTCTTCGTGGACAACATGTACATCTACGATACCTACATCTTCCACAAATCCGAAGCTGACGTTAACGCCATCCACTACTAG